One genomic region from Yarrowia lipolytica chromosome 1C, complete sequence encodes:
- a CDS encoding uncharacterized protein (Compare to YALI0C05907g, no similarity), with translation MSYSQVPVNPPLETVELGEINRTQQDYHPGEHLRSQRHIWTRINALEHQIEFLGGQLREAKEAMNPKGQKTTYSESTAYGILSVIALMCSIIPGFFVAMDLSDGPATLMCMGQICLICFIVLFTTLPFAHKDRHIFRIFTAIVYLVLLGWETYVDLWAGLIHAATMVLTVVFYMLDAREARIREMTESEVDTVV, from the coding sequence ATGTCGTACTCGCAAGTGCCCGTAAACCCGCCGCTGGAAACGGTGGAACTCGGCGAAATCAACCGCACTCAGCAAGACTATCATCCCGGCGAACATCTGCGCAGCCAGCGACACATCTGGACGCGTATCAATGCCCTGGAGCACCAGATTGAATTTCTGGGAGGCCAGCTGAgagaggccaaggaggccatgAACCCCAAGGGCCAAAAGACAACCTACTCGGAGAGCACGGCGTACGGAATTCTCTCGGTCATCGCCCTCATGTGCTCCATCATCCCGGGCTTCTTCGTGGCCATGGACTTGTCGGATGGACCCGCCACTCTCATGTGCATGGGCCAGATCTGTCTCATTTGCTTCATTGTGCTCTTCACAACCCTTCCCTTTGCCCACAAAGACAGACACATCTTCCGCATCTTCACCGCCATCGTCTACCTGGTGCTGTTGGGCTGGGAAACTTATGTAGACCTGTGGGCAGGACTAATCCATGCCGCTACAATGGTGCTGACGGTCGTCTTCTACATGCTGGACGCGCGGGAGGCGAGAATCCGAGAAATGACAGAATCCGAGGTGGACACTGTGGTCTAG
- a CDS encoding uncharacterized protein (Compare to YALI0C05775g, similar to Saccharomyces cerevisiae PEX13 (YLR191W); ancestral locus Anc_7.365, similar to uniprot|Q92266 Pichia pastoris Peroxisomal membrane protein PEX13 (Peroxin-13)), with amino-acid sequence MSVPRPKPWEGASGSSAATATPAATATPASTDAVSSSAGSATGAPELPSRPSAMGSTSNALSSPMGSSMNSGYGGMNSGYGGMGSSYGSGYGSSYGMGSSYGSGYGSGLGGYGSYGGMGGMGGMYGSRYGGYGSYGGMGGYGGYGGMGGGPMGQNGLAGGTQATFQLIESIVGAVGGFAQMLESTYMATQSSFFAMVSVAEQFGNLKNTLGSLLGIYAIMRWARRLVAKLSGQPVTGANGITPAGFAKFEATGGAAGPGRGPRPSYKPLLFFLTAVFGLPYLLGRLIKALAAKQEGMYDEHGNLLPGAQMGMGGPGMEGGAEIDPSKLEFCRANFDFVPENPQLELELRKGDLVAVLAKTDPMGNPSQWWRVRTRDGRSGYVPANYLEVIPRPAVEAPKKVEEIGASAVPVN; translated from the coding sequence ATGAGCGTGCCACGACCAAAACCATGGGAAGGCgcctctggctcttccGCAGCCACCGCGACACCGGCGGCAACAGCCACCCCGGCCTCCACAGACGCCGTGTCGTCTTCAGCCGGCAGCGCAACTGGAGCCCCCGAACTGCCGTCTAGACCCTCGGCCATGGGCTCTACCTCCAACGCCCTGAGCTCGCCTATGGGCTCTAGCATGAACTCGGGCTACGGAGGCATGAACTCGGGCTATGGCGGCATGGGCTCGTCTTATGGCTCCGGCTACGGATCATCATACGGCATGGGTTCGTCGTATGGCTCCGGCTACGGCTCGGGACTCGGTGGATACGGATCTTACGGAGGAATGGGCGGCATGGGAGGCATGTACGGCTCTCGATATGGAGGCTACGGCTCGTACGGAGGCATGGGGGGATACGGAGGATACGGAGGTATGGGTGGCGGACCCATGGGTCAGAACGGTCTGGCAGGAGGTACCCAGGCCACATTCCAGCTGATCGAAAGCATCGTTGGAGCCGTGGGTGGATTCGCGCAGATGCTCGAGTCCACCTACATGGCGACCCAGTCGTCCTTCTTCGCCATGGTCTCTGTTGCAGAGCAGTTTGGCAACCTGAAAAACACCCTCGGCTCGCTGCTCGGCATCTACGCCATCATGCGGTGGGCCCGCCGGCTGGTGGCAAAGCTGTCTGGCCAGCCTGTCACCGGTGCGAACGGCATCACTCCTGCCGGTTTCGCCAAGTTCGAGGCTACTGGCGGAGCGGCGGGTCCCGGAAGAGGTCCCCGGCCCTCGTACAAGCCgttgctcttcttcctgaCGGCCGTTTTTGGTCTGCCTTACCTGCTGGGTCGGCTGATCAAGGCGCTGGCCGCCAAGCAGGAGGGCATGTACGATGAGCATGGCAACCTGCTGCCTGGTGCCCAGATGGGAATGGGCGGCCCTGGTATGGAGGGTGGCGCCGAAATCGACCCTTCCAAGCTGGAGTTCTGCCGGGCCAACTTTGACTTTGTGCCCGAGAACCCTCAGCTGGAGCTCGAGCTGCGAAAGGGCGACCTGGTGGCGGTTCTCGCAAAGACAGACCCCATGGGCAACCCCTCGCAATGGTGGCGAGTGCGAACTCGGGACGGCCGAAGCGGATACGTGCCGGCCAACTACCTCGAAGTGATTCCTCGGCCTGCGGTTGAGGCTCccaagaaggtggaggagattggcgCCAGTGCCGTTCCCGTTAATTAG
- a CDS encoding uncharacterized protein (Compare to YALI0C05863g, no similarity): MPPKEFNYKPQEDYPFVAAILMVVSTLLAVISYLHIEMPLSILALVAHAFLLLTTWQKLNKKTVSFPYVYFQVVMVSVFQIVFAHVLGFFHLFISLGAVWLLQQAEVAGVKIQ; this comes from the coding sequence ATGCCACCAAAGGAATTCAATTACAAGCCGCAGGAAGATTACCCGTTCGTGGCGGCCATTCTGATGGTCGTGTCCACGCTGCTGGCCGTCATCTCCTACCTGCACATCGAAATGCCGCTGTCcattctggctctggtggctCACGCCTTTCTGCTCCTCACCACCTGGCAGAaactcaacaagaagacgGTCTCGTTTCCCTACGTCTACTTCCAGGTTGTcatggtgtctgtgttccAGATTGTCTTTGCGCACgtcttgggcttcttcCACTTGTTTATCAGCCTGGGGGCGGTGTGGTTGCTGCAGCAGGCGGAGGTTGCGGGTGTCAAGATCCAGTGA
- a CDS encoding uncharacterized protein (Compare to YALI0C05885g, similar to uniprot|Q8S564 Glycine max 4- coumarate:coenzyme A ligase (EC 6.2.1.12)), with protein sequence MTTIIHKSTFPDIELFQGSITDFIRTGAYAEDDYKPCMIDAETGEQLTQKQILDCADQFRSLLYQHGVQKTPNRDERIGDVVIPFIDNNIYLPAIHYACLELGCCMNPASTQQTPLELSKQIRVTDPKVIIYQRKYRKTVMHAIDLVCYTNFPIVIEFETMLFLRNSVPPPPKKAKFHITSTEQARKRIAYLGMSSGTSGKSKAVRLSHHNIVACSQVSQVTFPALYKASNVCVAVLPSCHVFGLYIFFMVLPRSGGTTIMHTKFDLKQLLESQKKYKANFLPLVPPIAVQLAKNPMVKNYADSLKQVKLIMSAAAPLGAEVTQSLIKAIGPQVRVVQGYGMTETSPCVTLFDPADPHLHIKACGKLVPNCEVRIVADGVDQPAYSGSVSDVAKNKTDNLPVGEIWVRGPQVMDGYHKNKSATSEAFVEANDSSVCYNTKWLRTGDVGLVDSLGRFMIVDRTKEMIKSMSKQVAPAELEDMLLAHADVSDAAVIGVENEAKGTEQIRAFLVLKKGGDALEVKKWMDSKLPKYKQLHGGVVVIDQIPKSQAGKILRRMLRLRQDDVVLGTDQAKL encoded by the coding sequence ATGACCACCATCATCCACAAATCCACCTTTCCCGACATTGAACTGTTCCAGGGCTCCATCACAGACTTCATTCGAACCGGCGCGTACGCCGAGGACGACTACAAGCCGTGCATGATCGACGCCGAGACCGGCGAGCAGCtgacacagaaacagattCTCGACTGCGCCGACCAGTTCCGATCTCTGTTGTACCAACATGGCGTTCAGAAGACCCCCAACCGAGACGAACGAATTGGGGACGTGGTCATCCCCTTCATTGACAACAACATCTATCTACCAGCCATCCATTACGCGTGTTTGGAGCTCGGCTGTTGTATGAACCCGGCTTCCACCCAGCAGACTCCCCTGGAGCTGTCCAAGCAGATCCGAGTCACCGACCCCAAGGTCATCATCTACCAGCGAAAGTACCGAAAGACGGTGATGCACGCCATCGACCTCGTCTGCTACACAAACTTCCCCATTGTCATCGAGTTCGAGACCATGTTGTTTCTGCGAAACTCGGTGCCTCCTccccccaagaaggccaagtTTCACATCACCTCCACCGAGCAGGCTCGAAAGCGTATCGCCTATCTGGGCATGTCCTCGGGCACCTCGGGCAAGTCCAAGGCGGTCCGGCTGTCGCACCACAACATTGTCGCCTGCTCTCAGGTCTCCCAGGTTACCTTCCCTGCTCTCTACAAGGCTTCCAACGTGTGCGTCGCCGTGCTCCCTTCCTGCCACGTCTTTGGCCTCTacatcttcttcatggtGCTGCCCCGATCCGGAGGAACCACCATCATGCATACCAAGTTCGatctcaagcagctgctggagagcCAAAAGAAGTACAAAGCCAACTTCCTGCCCCTGGTGCCTCCCATCGCCGTGCAACTCGCCAAGAACCCCATGGTCAAGAACTATGCCGACTCCCTCAAGCAGGTCAAGCTCATCATGTCTGCGGCTGCTCCTCTTGGCGCTGAGGTGACCCAGTCTCTTATCAAGGCGATCGGACCGCAGGTTCGAGTGGTCCAGGGCTATGGAATGACCGAGACTTCTCCCTGCGTCACTCTGTTCGATCCCGCGGACCCTCACCTCCACATCAAGGCTTGTGGCAAGCTGGTGCCCAACTGCGAGGTCCGAATTGTTGCTGACGGCGTCGACCAGCCCGCATACTCGGGCTCTGTGTCTGACGTtgccaagaacaagaccGACAACCTGCCTGTTGGAGAGATCTGGGTCCGAGGTCCCCAGGTCATGGATGGCTAccacaagaacaagtcTGCCACCTCCGAGGCCTTTGTCGAGGCTAACGACTCTTCTGTCTGCTACAACACCAAGTGGCTTCGAACCGGAGACGTCGGTCTGGTTGACTCTCTGGGTCGATTTATGATTGTCGACCGAACCAAGGAGATGATCAAGTCCATGTCCAAGCAGGTGGCCCCCGCCGAGCTCGAGGATATGTTGCTGGCCCATGCTGACGTGTCTGACGCTGCTGTTATCGGTGTTGAGAATGAAGCCAAGGGAACCGAGCAAATCCGAGCCTTCCTGGTGCTCAAGAAAGGCGGAGACGCTCTCGAGGTCAAGAAGTGGATGGACTCCAAGCTgcccaagtacaagcagcttCACGGCGGAGTGGTCGTAATTGATCAGATCCCCAAGTCTCAGGCCGGCAAAATTCTGCGACGGATGCTGAGACTTAGACAGGACGACGTTGTTCTTGGTACTGACCAAGCTAAGCTGTAA
- a CDS encoding uncharacterized protein (Compare to YALI0C05841g, no similarity), whose amino-acid sequence MLPLLVISAISSFTLSGLVLLLPRLSSLFQLLVTWTVLSGAAGACWFSCFCVLKYSPTLYTPSLAILVSSAVFHLCNTTYLCAITWYRMVGTKKSRKARQEKFIQHERILSEYRDLAKTEWDKCYAGDSTCYEDTDGVDISSMDVDCENGRFSSSMESIMSTMGSVSITTDLTPEVSPTLPFPSFCRTPEISIFKNRDSITWDEIRNVDFLCDHVERMV is encoded by the coding sequence ATGCTTCCTCTACTGGTGATTTCCGCCATTTCCAGCTTCACTCTCAGCGGTCtggttcttctgctgccccGACTTTCCAGCCTCTTCCAACTGCTAGTCACCTGGACAGTGCTTTCTGGAGCGGCTGGAGCGTGTTGGTTTTCGTGTTTCTGCGTGCTCAAGTACTCGCCCACGCTCTACACGCCGTCACTGGCCATTCTCGTCTCCTCAGCCGTCTTCCATCTCTGCAACACCACCTATCTATGCGCCATCACCTGGTACCGAATGGTGGGCACCAAAAAGTCCCGAAAGGCCCGTCAGGAGAAATTCATTCAGCACGAACGAATTCTCTCCGAGTACCGAGACCTGGCCAAAACCGAGTGGGACAAATGCTATGCTGGAGACAGCACCTGTTATGAAGATACAGACGGAGTTGACATCAGCAGTATGGATGTCGATTGTGAAAATGGACggttctcgtcgtccatGGAATCCATCATGTCCACAATGGGTTCcgtctccatcaccaccgatCTTACTCCCGAAGTGTCGCCCACTCTTCCCTTTCCTAGTTTCTGTCGAACCCCGGAGATTTCAATCTTCAAGAATCGAGATAGCATCACCTGGGACGAGATCCGCAATGTGGATTTCCTGTGCGACCATGTTGAGCGGATGGTCTAG
- a CDS encoding uncharacterized protein (Compare to YALI0C05929g, similar to Saccharomyces cerevisiae YJR129C; ancestral locus Anc_4.352, weakly similar to uniprot|P47163 Saccharomyces cerevisiae YJR129c), which translates to MPLTNINHALSQQTPAYVIKPQLALVTQDQLVGYLMADDSFLLSTLPRKYLASILKLYTRGLDEINDNLADIYAEALVPDFSAGAEQDTNTVSYKIDGHVIEIQEQRNVLSGQGGTGRRTWEAALALCEWLSHELRAERGLECVSHVLGTFGFLEDAHVCELGAGTGLSGLFLAKNGIKTTLTDGDDFVVQQLHRTIEANKLQSICLDRRLFWGQDEPDMSENVTHVIAADVTYDPSIAPELTECLSQFAKLKPAPRIIGSATIRDEATYQTFLNECHKRGLKVRPLKELVPPYETDFVFLDPIMAPKVIIAEISAKT; encoded by the coding sequence ATGCCCCTGACAAATATCAACCACGCATTGTCGCAGCAAACGCCGGCTTACGTAATCAAACCTCAGCTGGCCCTCGTGACCCAGGACCAGCTCGTGGGATATCTGATGGCTGATGACAGCTTTCTGCTCTCCACCCTTCCCCGCAAGTATCTCGCCTCCATCCTAAAACTGTACACGCGAGGTTTGGATGAGATCAATGACAATCTCGCAGACATCTACGCCGAGGCACTGGTGCCGGATTTCTCGGCTGGCGCGGAACAAGATACAAACACAGTCTCGTACAAAATcgacggtcacgtgatcgaaATCCAGGAGCAGCGGAACGTGCTTTCTGGTCAGGGCGGGACTGGTCGACGGACCTGggaggctgctctggcGCTGTGTGAGTGGTTATCGCACGAGCTGCGAGCTGAGCGGGGTCTTGAGTGTGTTTCTCATGTTCTAGGGACCTTTGGTTTTCTCGAGGATGCTCATGTGTGCGAGCTGGGAGCTGGAACGGGGCTTTCCGgtctgtttctggccaAGAACGGCATCAAAACCACCCTTACagatggtgatgatttCGTGGTCCAACAGTTGCACCGTACTATTGAAGCCAACAAGCTGCAGAGCATTTGTTTGGACCGACGGCTGTTTTGGGGCCAGGATGAGCCGGACATGAGTGAGAATGTCACCCACGTGATTGCTGCTGATGTCACATATGACCCTTCTATTGCTCCTGAGCTCACAGAATGTCTGTCTCAGTTTGCCAAGCTCAAACCTGCTCCTAGAATTATTGGATCTGCTACAATTCGTGACGAGGCGACTTACCAGACGTTTTTGAACGAGTGCCACAAGAGAGGACTAAAGGTACGGCCTCTGAAGGAGTTGGTTCCTCCCTACGAAACGGATTTTGTCTTCTTGGATCCAATCATGGCTCCCAAGGTGATTATTGCCGAGATTTCCGCAAAAACCTGA
- a CDS encoding uncharacterized protein (Compare to YALI0C05753g, highly similar to DEHA0B09460g Debaryomyces hansenii IPF 9880.1 similarity to mitochondrial phosphate carrier protein) codes for MKCINTPSHRQSGGQHTHLGHTKTMSQSSPSFWIRASLDGAAKGVEKEVQKGVDELRKKTGPIELYSTKYFLACTIGGIIACGPTHSAVTPLDVVKCRRQVDPNIYKGNLQGWSKIMATEGFGGIWAGLGATFIGYSFQGAGKYGLYEVFKYQYSQLLGEPYASKYKTGVFLAASATAEFIADIFLCPWEAIKVRTQTTIPPFAKGPIDGWKKIVASEGLGGLWKGLGPLWFRQIPYTMVKFASFEKIVEKIYEYLGKPKKDFSTAQQIGVSFAGGYLAGILCAVISHPADVMVSKVNSEQKPGESTLQTVERIYKRIGFKGLWNGLPVRIFMIGTLTGMQWLIYDTFKLSVGLPTTGGH; via the coding sequence ATGAAATGTATAAATACACCCTCCCATCGCCAGAGTGGTGGTCAACACACACATTTGGGACACACAAAGACCATGTCGCAATCATCACCAAGTTTCTGGATCCGAGCGTCGTTGGACGGAGCCGCCAAGGGcgttgagaaggaggttcAAAAGGGCGTCGACGAGCTGCGCAAGAAGACTGGGCCCATCGAGCTGTATTCCACAAAGTACTTTTTGGCCTGCACCATTGGAGGAATCATTGCCTGTGGCCCCACCCATTCGGCCGTGACTCCTCTGGATGTGGTCAAGTGTCGACGACAGGTGGACCCTAACATCTACAAGGGCAATCTGCAGGGCTGGTCCAAGATCATGGCCACCGAGGGCTTTGGCGGCATCTGGGCCGGTCTGGGAGCCACCTTTATCGGTTACTCCTTCCAGGGAGCCGGAAAGTACGGACTTTACGAGGTGTtcaagtaccagtactcCCAGCTTCTGGGCGAGCCTTACGcgtccaagtacaagacGGGAGTGTTCCTGGCGGCCTCTGCCACCGCCGAGTTTATCGCCGACATCTTTCTGTGTCCCTGGGAGGCCATCAAGGTGCGAACCCAGACCACCATTCCTCCCTTTGCCAAGGGCCCTATTGACGGCTGGAAGAAGATTGTCGCCTCCGAGGGTCTGGGCGGTCTCTGGAAGGGTCTGGGTCCCCTCTGGTTCCGACAGATCCCCTACACCATGGTCAAGTTTGCTTCGTTCGAGAAGATTGTCGAGAAGATCTACGAGTATCTCGGaaagcccaagaaggacttcTCCACCGCCCAGCAGATTGGAGTCTCCTTTGCCGGAGGTTACCTGGCCGGTATTCTGTGTGCCGTCATTTCCCACCCCGCCGACGTCATGGTCTCCAAGGTCAACAGTGAGCAGAAGCCCGGCGAGTCCACTCTGCAGACCGTGGAGCGAATCTACAAGCGAATTGGTTTCAAGGGTCTTTGGAACGGTCTGCCGGTGCGAATCTTCATGATTGGTACCCTGACCGGTATGCAGTGGCTCATTTACGATACTTTCAAGCTGTCGGTCGGTCTGCCTACTACTGGAGGTCATTAA
- a CDS encoding uncharacterized protein (Compare to YALI0C05797g, no similarity) — MSEKEVSFVDLTADESRDEKDEVDVASVSRDDAIDVSEVQDALEQIDLEVEGEEEAEAGGDAGHDVEEELEEQGSRDEPEAVDESHVKSHDELVGETEDTTDIKEDANGTDKLSIDPSTRHQDSPIALETKEVLEMTEDGDVDEEEVEEAVQKEEAEVDAMEDNAAADDEADHLAVPEAPQSESSFGEFASEDEFGDFDDFEEMQETEAVEAQQVPTLDTSREETPMASQTNLSMPQASPSVKSVLADDSFSSFTSLSFAAKSVLEDNGLAQVFPEPKEPAGQKFELSESASQIYALLCSVPTSELNFLKSFTRRLLLKDVGVPLDLDELLPRKEKQHLVIRRSRRSLDKTSKSRDSTDGKTPPGGSRAATPTPTDSSRAQTPVTVDTELKLDSWLRLVEIRPEQRERMEQEELQELVNQLKTANSEAKLLLKQWEDKLALGYKNKEAFEAVVENMVGFAQKQRLKKGGKKK, encoded by the coding sequence ATGAGCGAAAAGGAAGTTTCGTTTGTGGATTTGACGGCTgacgagtcacgtgacgagaaggacgaggtCGATGTTGCTTctgtgtcacgtgacgatGCCATTGACGTGTCCGAGGTTCAGGATGCCTTGGAGCAGATTGATTTGGAAGTtgagggagaggaggaagcgGAGGCTGGCGGAGATGCCGGCCAtgatgtggaggaggagctggaggagcaggggtcacgtgacgaacCCGAGGCTGTGGACGAGTCACATGTCAAATCACATGATGAGCTGGTCGGGGAAACGGAGGACACTACGGACATCAAGGAAGACGCCAACGGAACCGACAAACTGTCAATTGACCCTAGTACCAGACATCAGGACTCGCCAATTGCGCTGGAAACCAAAGAGGTGCTTGAAATGACCGAAGATGGGGACgtggatgaggaggaggttgaggaagCTGttcagaaggaggaggctgaggtTGACGCCATGGAGGACAATGCAGCTGCCGACGACGAAGCTGATCATCTGGCCGTTCCCGAGGCACCCCAATCCGAGTCTTCGTTCGGAGAATTTGCATCCGAAGACGAGTTTGGAGACTTTGATGATTTCGAGGAGATGCAGGAGACTGAAGCTGTTGAAGCCCAGCAAGTTCCGACGCTGGAtacgtcacgtgaagagACCCCGATGGCGTCTCAGACGAATCTGTCAATGCCCCAGGCTTCCCCATCGGTCAAATCTGTGCTTGCAGACGACTCGTTTTCGTCCTTCACCTCTCTTTCTTTTGCTGCCAAGTCTGTTCTGGAGGACAATGGCTTGGCACAGGTGTTCCCCGAACCCAAGGAGCCTGCAGGCCAGAAATTTGAGCTTAGTGAGTCTGCATCTCAGATCTACGCTCTTCTGTGCTCGGTTCCCACTTCGGAACTCAACTTTCTGAAGTCGTTCACTCGACGACTGCTTCTCAAAGACGTGGGGGTGCCTCTGGATcttgacgagctgctcCCTCGCAAGGAAAAACAGCATTTAGTCATCAGACGAAGCCGTCGGTCGCTGGACAAGACGTCCAAGTCAAGAGATAGCACTGATGGAAAGACGCCCCCCGGCGGCTCTCGAGCGGCCACCCCGACTCCTACAGACTCGTCACGTGCCCAGACGCCTGTGACGGTCGATACCGAGCTCAAGCTCGACTCGTGGCTACGGCTGGTGGAGATTCGGCCCGAGCAGCGGGAACGAATGGAGCAGGAAGAGCTTCAGGAGCTGGTCAACCAACTCAAGACGGCCAACTCCGaggccaagctgctgctcaagcaATGGGAAGACAAGCTGGCGCTGGgatacaagaacaaggaggcGTTTGAAGCTGTTGTGGAGAACATGGTCGGGTTTGCCCAGAAGCAGAGATTGAAGAAGGGCGGTAAGAAGAAGTGA
- a CDS encoding uncharacterized protein (Compare to YALI0C05819g, some similarities with uniprot|P14906 Saccharomyces cerevisiae YOR254c SEC63 ER protein-translocation complex subunit) encodes MLISSVAVWSILPSVLAPIIQWIYEKMKYPVGERPTIKSKQNLRQRIILTIGIFLLAFRVAQGYYDVTKDNSDLSYQQSHYHALNLTSTALPRDIRRQYKKLSVTNHPDKARSLGKDPKQAEDDFIELKTSYEILSDPKLKFGYDRFGPTFVDKIKQLIKQQEEGSHFESKSQKSKKQKEESAISDWEVLSTGVKNAMAEHGLTFAVLLFLWVFGMAPTGRFWRFYFLGCQVLIELTIYTRPEDNRIIQVLEWFHAYGFLKKIQLPYQLISVLRKILPEFLLGAMQLYLPLIELFFGHKKADEIRQTSIAKTGKLKPQDIENVSTLVDQVYFEAKNALDWELIAFPSEQSRKDVRDQTIQDMMVMKVDEDPEVKEAYRELNVPV; translated from the coding sequence ATGCTCATCTCTTCCGTGGCAGTGTGGAGCATTTTGCCGTCGGTGTTGGCGCCCATCATCCAGTGGATCTACGAGAAAATGAAGTATCCGGTGGGCGAGCGACCGACAATCAAAAGCAAGCAGAACCTGCGACAACGCATCATTTTGACCATTGGCATCTTTTTGCTGGCGTTCCGGGTGGCTCAGGGCTACTACGATGTCACTAAAGACAACTCGGACCTTTCGTACCAACAGAGTCACTACCATGCTCTGAATCTGACCTCCACGGCCCTGCCCCGTGATATTCGTCGACAGTACAAGAAGTTGTCTGTGACCAACCACCCCGACAAGGCCCGAAGCCTTGGAAAAGACCCCAAGCAGGCCGAAGACGACTTCATCGAGCTCAAGACCTCGTACGAGATTCTCAGCGACCCCAAACTCAAGTTTGGCTACGACCGATTCGGACCCACGTTCgtcgacaagatcaagcagCTCATCAAACaacaggaggagggctCTCACTTCGAGTCCAAGAGCCAGAAATCcaagaaacagaaggaggagtctgcCATTTCCGACTGGGAAGTGTTGTCGACCGGCGTCAAGAACGCCATGGCCGAGCACGGACTCACCTTTGCCGTTCTGCTCTTCCTTTGGGTCTTTGGAATGGCGCCCACCGGCCGATTCTGGCGATTCTACTTTCTGGGATGTCAGGTTCTCATTGAACTGACCATCTACACCCGTCCCGAGGACAACCGAATCATCCAGGTGCTCGAGTGGTTCCACGCCTATGGATTCCTCAAAAAGATCCAGCTGCCTTACCAGTTGATTTCTGTGCTGCGAAAGATTCTGCCCGAGttccttcttggagccATGCAGCTCTATCTACCGCTGATTGAGCTGTTCTTTGGAcacaagaaggccgacgAAATCAGACAGACCAGCATTGCCAAGACCGGCAAGCTCAAGCCCCAGGACATTGAAAACGTGTCTACCCTCGTGGACCAGGTGTACTTTGAGGCCAAGAATGCTCTGGACTGGGAACTCATTGCTTTCCCGAGTGAGCAGAGCAGAAAGGATGTTCGAGACCAGACCATTCAGGATATGATGGTCATGAAGGTGGATGAAGACCCTGAGGTGAAGGAGGCTTACCGGGAGTTGAATGTTCCTGTCTAA